The Triticum urartu cultivar G1812 chromosome 6, Tu2.1, whole genome shotgun sequence genome includes the window cccaCTGTTCCACCGTCTTTGCGCTCGGCCCCCTTCCCGCCGGCCCGTCCCTCGCTCGGCACACAAGCCGCCTCCGCGCCTCGGTTTCCGAAACACCCCCGGCTCCAATGGCGCTGCCCTATCTGGAGGCCGTCCTGTGTAAGATTCCGCCTCTCCGCTGCTCATTCCCGGTAGTCGCTTGTCTGCTCGCTCGATCCCTGGGGGCGTGTCGGCTTTCGATGGGCACGGGATCCGCGTGTAAACCCTAGCCAGGGGTTAGTGGGGTTCGGGGGCTTTTCGCTGCTGGATTTGCCCGTGCCGCGGAGCCGTTTGTGTGTCTGGGTAGTTTGATTTCTCTGGTGTAGCCGAGTGATCTTGATGGCTTTGGCGTGAGTCATGGGGGTGCGAGGGGTTATCCAGGTGCAGTGATCTGAGGTTTTGGATAGATTGAGTTACCTGTTAGTGTAGAGTATTCAGCATGGCAGGAACATCGGCAAAATTACATTTGACTGAAGATGGTCACCATCACCTTGATCACTGGACTTGTTTGTGCTGTCAAGCTCTGCTATGCAACACAAAATGTGGTACTGTGCAGATTTGATGATCACTTACTAGAACGAAACGAGCCAATATTTCTGAATTAAGTTACAAGCAGTAGTGCTTAACATAAGTTTGTCAAAATTGTGTGAACAGATCGTATGTGCAAAATCAAGATTTTGTATTTTTATTTACCTTGTTATCGTCATCATGATTGTTGTAGCTATTGTCTATCCCTGACATGCTCGTCTCATTGTATGTCCCTTCTGCAGGCTTTATGACTCTCAATTACATATTTGAGACATATCTTAACATCAGGCAGCATAGAGCCCTTAAGTTACCAACATTGCCAAAATCCCTGGCAAAAGTAATTAGTCATGAAAAATTTGAGCAGGCGAGAGCTTATAGCCTGGACAAAAGGTGCTTGTAATACTCCACTCAATCCTTGCAACCATACCTCATTTAGAAACCATTCCTGACACCTAATTTCATTAGCTGTGTTCCCACTTAATATTCTCTGTATCTTTTTAGATCGTCTGTACTGACAGGTATACTTCCTCTTGCAGCAATTTCAATTTTGTACGTGAGGCCATAACTATAGTATGTGATATCGTAATACTGTACTATAAAGTTCTTCCTTGGTTTTGGAAGGTAATACAAATCTTCAACTTGCTTTCCTTTACCCTTTTTGTGCAGGAGCTTGGTTCTAACTATCCTCTTCCTTTTATAGAAATCTGGAGTGTTAGTAACCAATGTTGGCCTGAATGCAGAAAATGAGATAATACACACCCTTGCATTCTTAGCAGGTGTCATGGTTTGGTCACAGGTATTATCAATTTATTTGCCTCTTTCAGAAGGCCACATGTGTTTATTAATTTTTCTCTGCTTTCGTATTCAGTTGTTTTAAATTATCTTCAAGAGTCTTTTGTACTTAATTTGGATTAGGTATATGTGGCGCATTAGCTTTAGCTCTGAAGGACCAAATGCTTGATTATCTATGGTGCTAGCTATTGCAGGAAGGAATCTAAGAATCAGGATTTAATTTCATAGTTTTTCGACACCTATAAACTCCTTGATGTGTCTTTCTTTCTGCTGATTTTGGTCCTGACAGAGATACTTCTAAAATTAAGCGGAACACTGATGCGGCACAGTTTTCACTTCTAAAATAGCTATGTTTAATGGAACGCAATTGGAATGATTGGTGCTTTTATCAGAGTTCACCTAGCCCATATCCATTTCAACAATTTCACTAGTTGTTTTTTTAACCTATAACATAAGGTGCATTTATTTTGTTCAAACGTGCATCAATTAAGATTCTGATTTCTTTAGATTGATCAATCAGCAGTTCTTTTTGAATGCTTCCATAGCACCTAAGCAGTAACCTCAATGTTGACCTGTGTTCATTGTGTATCATTATTTTCTCTTACGGCAATCCAATTTCTTATGTAAATGTGACTGCCTAATACATACTTGATGCAATACAGATCACAGACTTGCCATTCTCTCTATACTCGACTTTTGTTATTGAGGCTCGACACGGTTTTAACAAGGTACGTCTATATTTTTCAGTTTCTGCACTTCTTTTTGTGAACATAAAGCAAGTATACGTATGGATGTATTTGAATGTTGTCAACTTGTGGTGCTTTGGAGCACTTAATTCGAACATAAAGGAAATACATGTATGTGTTTGAATTGTATCAACTTGTGGTGCTTTGGAGCACTTAATAATTTGATATCTTCATTTCCTAACGTATTTATGTTGTTTTTTCTCTTGCCCTTTCTCAGCAAACATTCTGGCTCTTCATTTGGGACATGATCAAGGGAATTTTGCTGTCCGTTGTACTCGCACCACCAATTGTGGCTGCTATCATCGTCATAGTACAGGTACACCATATTTTTATGCTGTGCCACCCTCTATTCTGAACTATCATGCTAACATGCATCTTTATTAACTGTGCCTTTAAGCCTTTTTGCAATCAGATGAACACATATGTCACCTAACTGAATTACTTTATTAATCTTCTTTTTCCTGTACTGCTTCAGAATGGAGGGCCTTACCTAGCAATATATCTCTGGGGTTTTATGTTTGCACTAGCTCTCCTGATGATGACAATTTACCCCATCATGATAGCTCCTCTGTTCAACAAATTCACTCCTGTGAGTATCTTTTCTTGTTGCACTGTATCAGTCATTTTCCTCATTCAATATGGTTTCGTGTGAGAATGGTATGTACATCCATGCTGTATCTGTATCTGCATAATAACTTCATGGTAAGACTGAACTTGAAGTTGCTGATTTCAACAGCTTCCCGAAGGCTCACTCAGGGAGAAAATAGAGAAGTTGGCAGATTCCCTCAAGTTTCCTCTGAAAAAGCTTTTTGTGGTGGATGGGTCTACTCGATCAAGCCACAGTAATGTATATGTTAATCAATCTGCTTTCAGAGTTTGTTTCATTGCTAACTACTTATTGATGGTCTTCTGATATGATTTCAACTGTCAATCTCTTTCAGGCTTACATGTATGGGTTTTTCAAGAATAAGCGCATTGTTCTCTATGACACATTGATACAACAGGTTCAAACAAACCACCATTTTTTGTACTATGTTCATTATTTTTTTCCATTGCGATTTGGGAACTCATGCGCAGGTTCGACTACTTGACTGTTATCCTTGTGTTTGTTTCAGTGTAGTAATGATAATGAGATAGTTTCTGTTCTTGCGCACGAGCTTGGGCACTGGAAACTTAATCACACTGCATATTCCTTTGTAGCTGTGCAGGTATTTTCTCATTCTTCCAGATAACTAATTATGTCCTCTGCGTACCAGTCAGCCAATTAGTTTTGTTGCATTAGTATTTGCATACTAGATAGGTAAGGTACCGTTTGGTTGCATGGATGGAATTGTGTTTGGTAATAAAAACGAAGTTGGAGCCATTGGATCTTAGTGTCTTCAATTTTTCTACCATACATCCAGCTTCTATTGTAGTCTTTCCCCGTTCAAGTGTTATGTTGTCCATGTACAAAATAATAAACAACACATATTGCTGCTCCAATACAACTGTGCAAATGTAATAAAGAACATTACCAAAATTTACAGACCTGGAATGCCGAGCTGATCAGAAACGACAGAGAGGAGTTCTGAGACAGAGAGAAGTGTCACAGTGAGGAAAGAAAAGTAGGCCTGACGGGCTGTGCACTAGGCTCATGTGCGCTTGCGTGACAGTGCGGGCAATAGATGGCTCGGCTCTTCCGAGTTCTTTTACTGCTTGGATTTGTCCTGGTTGTTGGAGCTATATTCCCTTTAATGGGGTATATACCTACCCAGTCCAACCAAACAAATAAAATCATGGTTTCTAAAAGCTGGATGGTCATCTCTCATACAACTTCATCCAAGCAACCAAATGCTACGTGAAGATATGGTAGTCTTCAAGTGAACATGCCTTAGCCCGGAAATCCTGTGTTGTTTTTCCTGCATCAGTTGGCCTATGGTATACTGATTATAAGGGAAGAAACAAAATTAAGCTTGGTCGGGGGCACTGATAAGAACGTGTTTGTATGAATTGAAGACACAGCTAGTTTTGAGAACTGATATAAAATCAAGCAGTATTGTTTCTAGTAAAGTATCCTGTTTATTAGTAAGAAGTGCAAGATATTTCTTCTGATGAAGCCCCTAGTAGGTGGTGCTAATCTATATAGTAGATGTAATGTGACGAGTCATAAGTAGCTACTCACGGGAACGGTTAATTAGATGAATGAATATTTAACAAAATTATTTATAGCATAAGTTAACATAAAATCAATTTTAAGCATGCAAGGGGTTATACTGTTACAGGCACCTTCATGTGTGTTGTTCTAGTGTTACTGATAGAATTTGTGCAACAATGCATCATAAAATCAGTTTGTGTCCCCATTGCATTGGTTGCTGGGAAACTATTATTTGATTTgattaaagaaaagaaaaatcaaGCATCTCAAGCATTTTTTAGATGTTTAAAATTCCTTTGTTCACCTCATTTTCTACTTGCAGCTGCTTACATTTATGCAATTCGGAGGATACACTCTTGTAAGGAATTCCAAAGATCTCTTTGAAAGTTTTGGTTTCGAGGATCAGCCTGTAATCATTGGACTGATCATTTTTATGGTATGTCATGCTCGTATTTGTAAGAAGTATTATCGTGCTATTATCTTTCTGTGGAGATGTTTTAAGTACAATTTCCTCCCTAGCAGTAGTATCTTCGTGAAATGAAAATGAAATCGAATGTCAGCTGTTTACATCTTTCATTTAAACTTGCAGTGAGATGCACTTTCTACAGATTTTCAGCATTGTTACTCCATTGACACATACATTCTTTTCATGACAGCACACCATTATACCCATCCAACACCTTCTGAGTTTTTGCCTCAACCTTGTCAGCAGAGCATTTGAATTTCAGGTTCTCTCTTCTATTCATCTCAAGTTTTCCGTCGTGACAGCTTTCAAACATTTGGTCGCATACCTAATCCTATCTCAATGTCCAGGCTGATGCTTTTGCCAAGAACCTTGGGTATGCTCCTGAGCTCAGGGGAGCCCTTGTTAAACTACAGGTAACCATTTAAAGGCCTTTTGATTTTTGCTGCTTTTCTTATAGTTGACCATGGAGTCGGTGTTATTTTTCTACTGGACATTGACACCTTGCTTCAAGATCTGACCATAATCGATCACTAGATCAAGCAACTTACTTTCTCTCAAAATTCAATGCTGGTTTGAGAAACTACTAACATCCTCTTGTTTACTCTTGCTTTATTCTCTTATGCCTCTTTTTTTTGGAAGCTCTTACAGCTCTCCTTTACTAAACTTATAGTACGTACCATTAATGTAGTATAGCGGTGCGGAGATTTGAGTTAATTAACTTGATATATGCTTGAAAATTTCAGGAAGAGAACTTATCGGCAATGAACACAGATCCGTGGTACTCAGCATACCACTACTCCCATCCACCCCTTGTTGAAAGACTGTCTGCTCTTGAAGACCTGGACAGCAAGAAAGAGAACTGATGGGAGATTATCTCATACTTGATGCGCATATGCCAACTATCATGGCATTGCTTCAATCTCAATGTAGTATGGATGTTTAGAGGGATTTATATGCAGACAGGGATCCGTATGAAAACGTGCTCCTCTAGGTTAAGATATGTATCATTCATCCATTGGCTTACTGTCTTATTGACATATACACACAGGATTGTTGGTCCTTTAACATTGACAAATAGAAGCTGATCAGCTACGAGATGTTCACATGCGCTGGTGCATCTTCTGTCCTCCAAGTTGACGTGTTACCTTGACCTTCTATAACTATGCTTACAACAATGCCGTATTAGAATTGTCTCTTGTGCAACAGAGTTTTATCGTGTTCAGATCAAACTTAAAACTCTTTCGAGGCGTGTCTTGCTTTTGGTCTTTTTCCCCTAGGTGACTAGGGTTTCGTTTTCCTCTGGCGGTGGTGCGACCCCAGAGTTTCTCTCTACCAGCGATCGATCCCTCCTAATTGCCTGCTGCTCCTCGTCGTCTAGGGTTGGGGGAAGCTTTGCTTCTTCGCGGCCTTGTTCTGCACGAAGTCTCAGGAGTCTTGGCGGTATTCAAGATGGAAGCGGGCAGCAGTAACCCTAGTAAAAAGACTTCACATAGCGAGGAGGTTGAGGAGTTGCTCGGCAGATTGGCTCTCCATGAAGATGAGGGCGACGATTTCGtatgggaggaggaggaggagaatcTGCCAGATATTCAAGCTAAGTGGTTAGCAATTGCGAGGGTACACACAGACAAGGGATTCAGTCCGTGGCTTTGTACGCGGACATGAGGTCTGCTTGGAATCCCGCGAAGGATGTGCGATGGCGTATGATTGATACCAATTTGTTCAGAGTGCAGTTTGCATGTCTTGGCGATTGGAACATGGCGATGGCTCAGGGACCTTGGTTATTCAGGAATCAAGCAGTAGTTCTACTGGAGTATGACGGCTATACAAATCCTAGAATGATAGTCCTGGATAAAGTAGCTGTGTGGGCTAGAATTTTTGGTCTACCGGACAATTACTTGAATGAGCCGGTGATCAAAGGTATGTGCAGGAAATTGGGGAAGATCCTTGAGGTGCAAATTCAGTTGCCGGCTGGATATGTTGGTGCTTTTGTCCGTGTTAGAGCTAATCTTGATGTCGGCAAAAAGCTTGAGCGCTTTGTCTCCATCACACGGGGAGGAAAGAAGGACTGGTATATGGTTAAATATGAGAAACTTCCAATTTTCTGTAACAATTGTGGTTTGTTGAGCCACTGGTATGAGGAGTGTGGCACCGCTGAGCATGATGTGTCTAAGTTTGAATGGGGTGATTTCATACTGGCAGATGAATGGCGAGGAAGAGGAGGTGGCCGTGGATCAGGTAGAGGGGGTGGAAGAGGCAGAGGTGGAGCAGTGTTCGGTCGGGGTGTTGGCAGAGGTGCGCCGCCCAATGATGCAACTAATTCGGACGGGATCCCTGTGAATAACTGAAGGTATAACAGTGTGTTAAACACAAGATCTACGGGTACGACAACGATGGAGATTGAGGATCCAGATGCAACAAATACTATTCTATCAAGCCAAGACGTGAGAAGTAATTTGCTAAATATGCATGTGAAGAGAGGACCGGATGATATAGTAAGTGCCCCTGGTGACTTGGGTACGAGTTTGGCTATTGTTCCAGTACACCAAGGAGGCTCCAAGGATGCCCTGGACAGTGACGAGATTGTTGAGGATCCAGAGACTGTAATATCGGATCCGGCTGCTGTTAATTCACCCAAAAAAATGTGAGAAAGAAGTTAAAGGGAGAGGATGGCTCTGTTattagcaatgataatgatgttttGGCGGGCTCCCTAGAGGGGCGCCGCCCGGGCCAATGAATGCCCTGATTTGGAACTGCCAGGGAGGGGGGAATTCCCGAACAGTTCGAGATTTGGCGACGATGGTGCAGTCGCATTCCCCCAAATTTGTATTTTTGTGTGAAACTCGACAGGAAGCTAGTAAGATGAGGAGATATAGGGGTCGTCTTGGCCTTAAGGGTTTTGAAGGTGTGGATAGCTCAGGCATGAGTGGTGGTTTGGCGTTATACTGGCATGAATCATATCAAGTTACTTTGCTGGGGAAGGATGATCGATACATTGATGTTTCTGTCATAACTGAGCCGAACGGTGAGCCATGGAGATTGACCGGGGTGTATGGAGAGCCTAGGGTGGAGAATAGACATCTTATGTGGTCTACCTTACAAGACTTGAGTGCACAATCTAATTTACCCTGGCTAGTAATCGGAGATTTTAACGAGGCGTTGTGGAGTTTTGAACATATGTCCCTTACACCCTGCCCTGAACCACAAATGGCAGCTTTCCGGAATACTTTGATGCTTTGTGATTTAGTGGACCTGGGTTTTTCAGCTGTGTCCTATACCCACGACAATATGAGGTATGGTGCAGCAAATGTGCGAGTCCGTTTAGATCGAGCGGTGGCTACAAATTCTTGGCGGAACTTGTTCGCTTTTACAGTGTGCGGCACCTTGCGTCTCCATGTTCTGATCATGTGCAGTTATTGCTCAAGGGTGCCCCGGACCAGGAACAATGTAAAGTGCATCCACGCAGGTATGAGATATTTTGGGAAAGAGACGCCGGGCTACTAGAATTAGTCCGCAAGGCTTGGGAGGCCTATGGTGCTATGGATGATCTAGGCCATGTCAATAAAGCTTTGAGAGAGACTATGGTGTCCTTTCGGAAGTAGAGCAGTAAAAAGTTCAGATGACGATAATGTTAAACTTTGTAGCGATTTTTCGGATGAGGAAATTTCGGATGCTCTTCTCAAATTGGGCCTTTAAAAGCCCCTGGGCCAGATGGTTTTCCATCAAGATTCTTTAAGAGGAATTGGGATGTGGTCAAGACTAATATAACTAAAGCAGTGAAGGAGTTTCTCAGAACGGGTATTATGCCGGATGGTGTTAATGAGACATCTATCATTCTTATTCCAAAAATTATGAATCCAGTCAAGGTCTCCGATTTCCGGCCTATTAGCCTATGTAATGTTATTTACAATGTTGTTTCCAAATGTTTGGTTAATAGATTGCGTCCTCTCCTGGACGATATAATTCTCCTGAGCAGAGTGCCTTCATATCTGGTAGGATGATAACTGACAATGCCCTGCTTGCATTTGAGTGCATCCACCATATTAAACAGGAGAAGGATCCTACTAAGGGATTTTGTGCTTACAGAGTAGATCTATCAAAGGCATATGATCGGGTTGATTGGAATTTCTTGAGGCAAGTGATccaaaagatggggttttcacaTCGATGGATTGACTGGATTATGACTTGTGTCACATCGGTGAGGTATACTGTAAAATTAAATGGAATCTCCTTGGATTCATTTGCACCGTCGCGTGGGCTTCGGCAAGGTGATCCACTCTCCCCGTTCTTATTTCTATTCGTCGCTGATGGTCTATCTACTATTCTCAGAAATAGGGTGAACTCTGGAATTATTTTGCCAGTGAAAATTTTTCGTAGGGCTCCGGGAATCTCTTAAAGCAAATCGTGTACAAGCGGAAAGAATTAGGTCTTGTCTTGACCTTTATGCTAGAGCTACATGCCAGTTTTTAAATTATAATAAGTGTTCAATCATGTTTGGTGAAGCATGCCCTACCAATCTTCAGGAGGAGGTGAGAGATACTCTGAATATTCAGAATGCTAGTTTCGAGGAGAAATACTTGGGTCTTCCAACACCCAATGGTcgtatgtgttggggaacgtagcagaaattcaaaaatttcctacgtgtcaccaagatctatctatgaagagaccagcaacgaggggagggagagtgcatctacgtacccttgtagatcgctaagcggaaacgttcaagtgaacggggttgatggagtcgtactcgtcgtgattcaaatcaccgatgatcctagtgccgaacggacagcacctccgcgttcaacacacgtacagcccggtgacgtctcccatgccttgatccagcaaggagagagggagaggttgaggaagactccatccagcagcagcacaacggcgtggtggtgatggaggagcgtggcaatcctgcagggcttcgccaagcaccgcagaagaggagaagaacttaggagagagggaggggctgcaccaaaagCAAAAGGTGTGGggttgagaggccctcctacccgatatatatagggatcccaaggggggggtgcggccagcccctaggagatccaatctccaagggggcggcggccaggggaggtttcccctcccccccaaggcacctaggaggtgccttccctccttgggactcttccttagggttcccctttcaccctaggcgcatgggccctaggggaagtggcgccccagcccactttgggctggatcccttctcacttcagcccatgggaccctccgggataggtggccccacccggtgggccccggggactcttccggtggtcccggtacaataccgatgaccccgaaacttgccccgatggccgaaataggacttcctatatataaatctttacctcctgaccattacggaactcctcatgacgtctgggatctcatccgggactccgaacaacattcggtaaccacatacaagcttcctttataaccctagcgtcatcgaaccttaagtgtgtagaccctacgggttcgggagacatgcagacatgaccgagacgttctccggtcaataaccaacagcgggatctggatacccatgttggctcccacatgttccacgatgatctcatcggatgaaccacgatgtcaaggacttaatcaatcccgtatacaattccctttgtctagcggtattgtacttgcccgagattcgatcgtcggtatcccgataccttgttcaatctcgttaccggcaagtctctttactcgtccgtaacacatcatcccgtgatcaactccttgatcacattgtgcacattatgatgatgtcctaccgagtgggcccagagatacctctccgttacacggagtgacaaatcccagtctcgattcgtgccaacccaacagacactttcggagatacctgtaatgcacctttatagtcacccagttacgttgtgacgtttggtacacccaaagcactcctacggtatccgggagttgcacaatctcatggtctaaggaaatgatacttgacattagaaaagctatagcatacgaactacacgatctttatgctaggcttaggattgggtcttgtccatcacatcattctcctaatgatgtgatcccgttatcaacgacatccaatgtccatggttaggaaaccgtaaccatctattgatcaacgagctagtcaactagaggcttactagggacctggtgttgtctatgtatccacacatgtatctgagtttcctatcaatacaattgtagcatggataataaacgattatcatgaacaaggaaatataataataactaatttattattgcctctagggcatatttccaacagtctcccacttgcactagagtcaataatctagttcacatcgccatgtgattaacactcacaggtcacatcgccatgtaaccaacatccaaagagtttactagagtcaataatctagttcacatcactatgtgattaacactcaatgagttctgggtttgatcatgttgcttgtgagagaggttttagtcaacgggtctgaacctttcagatccgtgtgtgctttacaaatctttatgtcatctcctagatgcagctaccatgctctatttggagccatttcaaataactgttctacttggagttattctaaattgttgctccattatacgtatccggtatctctactcagagctatccggataggtgttaag containing:
- the LOC125514124 gene encoding CAAX prenyl protease 1 homolog; translation: MALPYLEAVLCFMTLNYIFETYLNIRQHRALKLPTLPKSLAKVISHEKFEQARAYSLDKSNFNFVREAITIVCDIVILYYKVLPWFWKKSGVLVTNVGLNAENEIIHTLAFLAGVMVWSQITDLPFSLYSTFVIEARHGFNKQTFWLFIWDMIKGILLSVVLAPPIVAAIIVIVQNGGPYLAIYLWGFMFALALLMMTIYPIMIAPLFNKFTPLPEGSLREKIEKLADSLKFPLKKLFVVDGSTRSSHSNAYMYGFFKNKRIVLYDTLIQQCSNDNEIVSVLAHELGHWKLNHTAYSFVAVQLLTFMQFGGYTLVRNSKDLFESFGFEDQPVIIGLIIFMHTIIPIQHLLSFCLNLVSRAFEFQADAFAKNLGYAPELRGALVKLQEENLSAMNTDPWYSAYHYSHPPLVERLSALEDLDSKKEN